The genome window AGAAATAATTATTATTTAAACATAATTAAAACGATATAATACTCTAATTAATCAAATAAAATAGAATTTTAATCCAAAAAAGTCTTGACCCACCCCACACTAACGATAATAATTCTCACTACGAACTAATTTATGCGTTCGGTTTCCTGTAGCCCAGCCCGACTATCCGCTACAACATTACAGTGCTAAATAGTTCTAACAAATAAATACGCTACGCGAACACTTATTGCATGCCACCCAGAGATTTTATCCAGGCAGCCAGCAAATTTTGAAACCAAAGGAAAGGATTTCCTATGCTGTTTAAATCGATGCCTACATCAACTCATCAAGAACATAAAATACCACTCTCCGCTATTGCAGCTACCATTATAATGACAGGGTTTAACAACACAGCCTTAGCTGAAAATTTATTACCCGCAAAAGCAGTGTCAACAACGGATACCCGCGACATTATTCACGTTTCTACCTCACCTTATGACTTAGAAAAAATTGCTGTTGCAGAGAATGTTGAGGTTATTGATGCCCAAGCCCCCGAACAGCAAGCCGCCACATCCGCCCTTGATTTATTAAAAGGCCAACCTGGGGTGTTTGTCTCTGGTTCCAATAGTACTTATGGGCAAAGTATTCAAATGCGGGGCTATGATCCCCGAGGCGTAAAAGTAACCGTTGATAATATCACTCAAGACTTTAATTCAGGCCTATATGATGCAACATTTATTGACCCAACTTTAGTAAAAAAGGTGTATATCCATAAAGGTTCCTCTTCGATACACCATGGCGGTGGCGCTTTGGCGGGGGTAGTCTCTTTCAAAACATTAAATGCTACTGATATTTTGAAACCCAATCAAAATCTAGGTGGCCGTATTTTCAGCGGTATAGATCACAATGAACATAGTTACTATGCAGGAGGAACACTATTCGGCCGTCTCAACACTCTTGATACATTAATCAGCTACAGTCAACGCAAGAAAAATTTGATTGGCTCACCTGATTTTGCACACATCGATAATCATGAAAATATTCATAATTGGATGCTAAAAACCACATGGACAGCGACTCCCTCTTACCTTTTAGCAATTCAGTTAAAAGATTATCGCAATGAAAGCTTAGGGGTGAAACAACCCAGTAAACCAACAACCAAAGAGCGTTATCCGAATACACCACATGAAAGAAACAGTCGCCAATTTGATGTCGCGATAAGCCAATACTTTACCCCTAAAAATAGCGTTAACTGGCAGGCTGAGTGGGATATTTACTATAGTGATTTATCTCTAGACCAAACTGACACGGTCAAGATCACCACAAAACCCAAAGAGTACGGTACAGAAAGGCGAAATCAATACACCTACGGAACTAAATTCGCCAATAGCTTCACCATTCCAATGTATCGCTGGGCAA of Providencia rettgeri contains these proteins:
- the hxuC_2 gene encoding Heme/hemopexin utilization protein C precursor, whose protein sequence is MLFKSMPTSTHQEHKIPLSAIAATIIMTGFNNTALAENLLPAKAVSTTDTRDIIHVSTSPYDLEKIAVAENVEVIDAQAPEQQAATSALDLLKGQPGVFVSGSNSTYGQSIQMRGYDPRGVKVTVDNITQDFNSGLYDATFIDPTLVKKVYIHKGSSSIHHGGGALAGVVSFKTLNATDILKPNQNLGGRIFSGIDHNEHSYYAGGTLFGRLNTLDTLISYSQRKKNLIGSPDFAHIDNHENIHNWMLKTTWTATPSYLLAIQLKDYRNESLGVKQPSKPTTKERYPNTPHERNSRQFDVAISQYFTPKNSVNWQAEWDIYYSDLSLDQTDTVKITTKPKEYGTERRNQYTYGTKFANSFTIPMYRWANHHIQSGVEYYAQQQKSNQYAISYPAASLTNTSGWLVNDMTLQHLPITFSAGTRFTRYQTDSTRIAKNAHTNWSSRFAVSATPQHWVNIFSSYSESYRTPRMSELYNNSNHFTIPFIGMKSDFRPSPELLPEVNKTIEAGVKLSFDDLLIARDSLHFGSTYFYTKAKDHIALEGEYEEIFNIRKFRTEHFPKELYFVNIPSATIRGFDSFIHYKTQWFELNLSHNLTQGNEDGSHYSLSSIRPETLVARFNAPRT